The following proteins are encoded in a genomic region of Candidatus Eisenbacteria bacterium:
- a CDS encoding thioesterase family protein produces MRDLDPQAHMANHVYVAYLSEARARWVRAVDPHGRHFRPSVVADVHVKYVSSLLAREAFRVGVRVARVGTSSITFGYRILGCDGRVAAEADSVEVMIDPETRRPRALSAEGRRLLGPRSRGRTRRRSQPCEERDTNLA; encoded by the coding sequence GTGCGCGACCTGGATCCCCAGGCGCACATGGCGAACCACGTCTACGTCGCCTACCTGTCCGAGGCGCGGGCGCGCTGGGTGCGGGCCGTCGACCCGCACGGGCGTCACTTTCGCCCGTCGGTCGTGGCCGACGTCCACGTGAAGTACGTGAGCTCGCTGCTCGCGCGCGAAGCGTTCCGGGTCGGTGTGCGCGTGGCCCGCGTCGGCACGTCGAGCATCACGTTCGGCTACCGGATACTCGGCTGCGACGGCCGCGTCGCGGCCGAGGCGGACAGCGTCGAGGTGATGATCGATCCGGAGACGCGGCGGCCGCGGGCGCTGTCGGCGGAGGGACGCAGGTTGCTGGGGCCGAGGAGCCGAGGCCGGACTCGTCGCCGTTCTCAGCCTTGCGAAGAGCGCGACACCAACCTCGCGTAG